CCTTTGTCCTAAGTGTTGTAACTTGGTCTAGAtatctagacgcgttttaGTGTGTtgatacatgcgtatctagacaaagttacGACACTTAAtgccggacggagggagcactgCATAAGCTGCTCCGTTCGACCTTCCCTGTCCTTATAAATACTCTCCACCTTCTTCGACCCCTCACATCTCGCGAAGCAAACAATCTTTGGCAGCCTTGTCCCTCTCCTCCGTCTGTCTTCGTCGAACTGAATATACAGTGAAATTGGGTAGGTTTTCCATtcgttcttttttttgttctcaaACACACCGAGCggcgtgtcattttcattaagaaggcGCAAGAAGCGCAAGTACAAAGGCGGCCCAAAGAGCAAAAggctcaaaaaagaaataaagaaaacaagatGGGCTAAAGGCCCCTATACAGGAGGAAGGCTAGGTCCAGCGTCAGGGGGCCGAGAatgaaggggggggggggtggtcGAGCTGGCGAGCGCCGGCGGCACGCCATAAGTCCGCCTCCACGAAGATATCCTCGACGAGTCGAGCGACCACCAGAGAAGCTCCTTCGAAAACGCAAGCGTTACGACGCTTCCAAATCCGCCAGAGGGAGAGGTTGACCAGCGTCTGGGCGGCCTTCACGTTCCTCTGGAGCCTACGAGCCCCATTCGAAAGCCAAACGACCAGGCTCTCCGAGGGGCGAGGCATGCAGCAAAGAGCCCCAACTCTGGAAAGGACGGCATGGAGGACCACCTTCGAAAAGGCGCAGCCGAGGAGAAGATGGGCCATGGTTTCCGGCTCCTGATCACACAATGGGCATCGCACACTGGAGGGAAGATTGCGACGCTCAAGGCGATCCGCTGTCCAACAGCGATTGGCACAAGCGAGCCAAACCCAAATACGACATTTCAGGGGCAACCAACATCGCCAAATTTGCGACCAAGGGGCGAAGCTCGGGCGATCGGCAAAGAAGTGAAGAAAGGCCGATTTAGCAGAGTAGACGCCCGCAGCCGACCAGGTCCAGGGGAGAACATCTTCCTATCCAGGGAGGAGGACCACCGACGCAAGGGAATCAGCTAAGCGGAGGAATTCAACTAAGCCTTGGGCATTCAGGGGACCCGAAATGTCCTGAATCCAGGCACTCTCCGCAAGCCCGTCTGCCACTGTGCGGGAGCGAGAGGCTCGGTGGCCAACGGCAGCAAAGACGACCGGGGCGAGAGACTCGATCGATCTGCCATCGAGCCAGTTGTCCGTCCAAAAGAAAGTAGAGCGACCTTCTCCCACGATCGAGCAGCAAGCCGCACGGAAAAGGGAGAGAATCTGCGACCGAAACCGGATGCGGAAGGAGGCCCAAGGTTTATCAACTGCGGTGCGTTGGAGCCAAGGCCAACGGAGTTGAAGCGCGGTGCTCACGAGGTTGGCATCCCGAACACCAAGTCCCCCCAACCGGACTGGGAGGCAATCCTTGGCCCAAGCCACGGCGCAATGGACCCACTGAGAGTCAGTCTGCCCTTTCCAGAAGAAACTCCGTTGCTTTCTATTGATGGCATCACCAAACCACTTGGGCGTGTCGATGGCCAGCAACGTGTGCACTGGGACTTAACAAGAACAAGCCGACCCCCACGTGAGAGCATCCTGGCACGCCAACCAGCTAGCTTGCGATCCATCTTATCCAGGATGGGCTGGAAATCCTAGCGGCGGAGCTTAGAGATGGAGAGAGGGGCTCCCATGTAGGGAATCGGGAACTCCTGCACCGGGCAAGCCAGGTACTGAAGGACGACCAGAATCTCCTCGGGGGAGCAACGGATCGGGGTAGCCGAACTCTTGAGAATATTCGTGCGAAGGCCTAAGGCCTCACCAAAGATCTCAAGGAGGTCCGGAAGGGTGGTACAGTCCTCCACCCTGGGCCGGATGAAGACCACCACATCGTCGGCGTAGAAGGAGGCAAGGCACCCCGAGGGGATGGAGCGGAATTGGGATAGGAGGCGCTCTCGTGAGGCAGCAAGGAAGAGGCTATTGAAAGCGTCCATCACGATGACAAAGAGCATAGGGGACAAGGGATCACCCTGTCTCAAACCACGGCGATGAACCACCTCACGACTAAGGCGACCATTGACAATAATCTGGGTGCTCGAGGTGGAGAGCATCAAAGAGATCAAGTCGCACCACATACGACCAAAACCGAGGTGGCGCAGGAGGTCCAAGAGAAAAGCCCAGGACACCAAATCAAAAGCACGCGCAATGTCCAGTTTGAAGAGCACCACGGATTGCTTGGAGATGTGTAACGACCTAGCCATTTGCTTCACAAGCATGAAGTTGTCATGAATGGCACGACCGCGGATGAAGGCGCACTGGTTGGGCGAAACCAGGGTCGGCAAGAGGGGGGCAAGCCGAAGAGATAACACCTTAATTAGCGACCAGCTTGGCAACCCCGTGTATCAAGCTAATAGGCCTGAAGTCTCGAACCTCCGTGGGGCAATTCTTCTTGGGGATAAGAGTGAGCAGTGCGCGGTTCAGATTATGAAAACCCgcacaccccccccccccccatggAGCCAGTGGAATagctcgacgacctcgcccTTGATGATGGGCCAGCaggaggaaaagaagaggccGGTGAAGCCATCCGGGCCAAGGGCACGGTCGTGCGGCATAGTCCGGATAGCAGCccaaatctcctcctccatgaaCGGATCCTCAAGAGCACGCAGATCAAGGTGCGGGACCTGAAGGAAGTCAAAGTCCAAGGAGCGCGACCGGGTATCGGGGGAATCAAAAACTTCCTCAAAGAAGGAAGTGGTCGCCTCCATAATATCCTCTTGATTGACCACGTCCTGACCTCCATGGTGGAGCTGCGCAATGAAGTTGAGCCTCCGACGAGCCCCGGCGTGGAAATGGAAGTAGGAGGTGTTGGCATCCCCATCCTGCAGCCAAGTGATTCGGGCCCTATGACGAGCAATAGTCCGTTGCAACGAACATAAAGCCAAATACTTGAGCTTAAGACTCCTGCGAAGCCAGGATTCCAGCAGGGAGAGGGAACGACGCTCCTGAGCGACCTCGAGCCGGAAGATGAGCTCAACAGCACAGTCAATCTGCAGCCGGAAGATGAGCTCAACGACACAATCAATAGTTCCATTCGTTCTTGGCTGACTTGTATATATAGTCTTCTCTTTCTGAAACAAGCCTCGTCAACTTGTATATTTAGACATGTAACTATTGATATTCTACCCTGACTCTACCCTTCCTTCGTGCGCAACCGCCACTTTGAGCAAGTATGGCTGTCAGGTTGTGTCACCGTGTACGTTACTGTCATGGATGACTAGCTtgtttttttgcttcttttattttaaaaactCATCTCCAATCTCATTAATTCTCTCTATACACTAGCTGGCTGATCACTCTGCTCCGAGGCCATGGCAAGCACCTTGCGTGAGATCCGTCGTCAGCAGCGTGCGGACGGGCATGCGGCCGTGCTGGCCATTGGCACGGCGAACCCGCCCAGCTGCGTGTTCTAGGACGAGTATCCCGACTACTACTTCCGTGTCACCAAGAACGAGCATCTCACTGATCTCAAACACAAACTCAAGACAATGTGTAAGCAGAAGCCTGATCTGGTTTGCTTGATCAAGCACGTTGTTTTAATTGTTTGTTTCCTTTCCTAATTATTAATCAGGTGAGAAGTCGGGCGTGGAGAAGCGTTTCTTCCACCACACGGAGGAGCTACTGGCCGCCCACCCTCATTTCCTCGACCGCCGGAAGCCGTCCCTCGACGACCGTCTCAGTATCgtggctgccgctgctccggcgCTCGCCGCGTCAGCCGCCACCAAGGCCATAGTCAATTTCACCTGGCGGCGGATAACATCGAACAATGTCTGTCGGACGCATTCAATCCGCTGCTTGGAGTTGCCGGTGTTGAATGGAATGACCTCTTCTGGGCAGTGCACCCTGGCAGTACCAGTGCCATCTTGGACAACATCGACATTGCCCTCCGGTTGGATCCGGGGAAGTTGGAGGCGAGCCGGACTGTGCTGAGGGAGTACGGCAACATGCTTGGCGCGACGATCTTCTTCGTGCTCGATGAGCAGCGCCGGCggatggaggaggaaggagaagggggtGAGTGGGGTGTGCTGATGGGATTTGGACCTGGGTTCACTATTGAGACCATGGTGCTGCATGCTACTAGCGATCTCAAGAACAAATTAGCACTTCATGAAGATCGTATCGAATAAAATCACCAATTGTAGTTATGTTAttccgtaaaaaaaacacagttATGTTATTGTTACAGCATTGCAGCTTCACCTTTTGGTGGCTCTGTGCGGATGTTCTTTTAGAAGGACAGAGACCGAAATTTGGACAACAAAATTGTTCCAACGTactgatgaggacatcccaactaatgatacaaccacagcccctacagcacctacacctcaagtaccggaaaTACATGGACCacttactagagctcgtgcacgacaactaaattatcagttactttcgttcctcggtacttcatttaatattaatgaaaATATGCTGCTGtttaagatgggttcttttatgtgttttaggaatgaaggacctagtttggacctcaaggatcagcgttggacagcaaaccatggaggtggcagcaaggtggtgGGAGGTAGCTCAAGtgttgatttcagaacattgaaaccgccataaagagatgagaagaaggccgcatcctcttcatcaatgggatttcggccaagtggaggattccccctccaatgggtatctatgggccaaagatgagggttaaaaccttgttttatcgggcctaaggccatgtaatagggtccagccaatttttagatattttcgttgtgttttaggaggattcctaggccgtttcggactcccacaagggcctggccgaaaaccacctagtt
This is a stretch of genomic DNA from Brachypodium distachyon strain Bd21 chromosome 1, Brachypodium_distachyon_v3.0, whole genome shotgun sequence. It encodes these proteins:
- the LOC104582233 gene encoding LOW QUALITY PROTEIN: bisdemethoxycurcumin synthase (The sequence of the model RefSeq protein was modified relative to this genomic sequence to represent the inferred CDS: deleted 2 bases in 1 codon; substituted 1 base at 1 genomic stop codon), producing the protein MASTLREIRRQQRADGHAAVLAIGTANPPSCVFXDEYPDYYFRVTKNEHLTDLKHKLKTMCEKSGVEKRFFHHTEELLAAHPHFLDRRKPSLDDRLSIVAAAAPALAASAATKAIQFHLAADNIEQCLSDAFNPLLGVAGVEWNDLFWAVHPGSTSAILDNIDIALRLDPGKLEASRTVLREYGNMLGATIFFVLDEQRRRMEEEGEGGEWGVLMGFGPGFTIETMVLHATSDLKNKLALHEDRIE